From the Gordonia bronchialis DSM 43247 genome, one window contains:
- a CDS encoding metal ABC transporter ATP-binding protein, which produces MTGQPAVAFHDARLAFGDRVLWDHLDLEIAPGEFVAVLGPNGSGKTSFLRTLLRQYPLTGGSVTVTEPIGYVPQQHSDDADPMALRGRDLVGFGVDGKRWGLGLAGRRRRAMIVDDALAQVGAQAYANAPVGVLSGGEQQRLRVAQALTTDPRLLLCDEPLASLDPANQERVVELIDARRRRANTAIVFVTHEINPILPYVDRVLYLVGGRFRVGTTAEVMNTATLSELYGSDVEVLRVKGRLVVIGGEDGHHCVETTEDVGS; this is translated from the coding sequence ATGACCGGACAGCCCGCCGTCGCCTTCCACGATGCGCGGCTCGCCTTCGGCGACCGCGTGCTGTGGGATCACCTCGATCTCGAGATCGCCCCCGGCGAATTCGTCGCCGTCCTCGGTCCCAACGGCTCGGGAAAGACGTCGTTCCTGCGCACCCTGCTGCGCCAGTATCCGCTGACGGGTGGCTCGGTGACCGTGACCGAACCCATCGGCTATGTGCCGCAACAACATTCCGACGACGCCGACCCGATGGCGCTGCGCGGACGCGACCTCGTCGGATTCGGTGTCGACGGCAAGCGGTGGGGACTCGGCCTCGCCGGGCGCCGACGGCGGGCGATGATCGTCGACGACGCGCTGGCGCAGGTGGGCGCGCAGGCGTATGCGAACGCGCCGGTGGGGGTGCTCTCCGGCGGCGAACAGCAGCGGCTGCGGGTCGCCCAGGCATTGACCACCGACCCCCGGCTGCTGCTCTGCGACGAGCCACTGGCCAGCCTCGACCCCGCCAACCAGGAGCGGGTGGTGGAACTGATCGACGCTCGACGACGCCGCGCCAACACCGCGATCGTCTTCGTCACCCATGAGATCAACCCGATCCTCCCGTACGTGGATCGGGTGCTCTACCTCGTCGGCGGCCGCTTCCGCGTCGGCACCACCGCCGAGGTCATGAACACCGCGACCCTGTCGGAGCTCTACGGCAGCGACGTCGAGGTGCTGCGCGTCAAGGGACGCCTGGTGGTCATCGGCGGCGAAGACGGACACCACTGCGTCGAGACCACCGAGGACGTCGGCTCATGA
- a CDS encoding metal ABC transporter permease: MTMTLAAADRQFSDLWNFELTARLLGYDFMLQALLAMALLGLLGGILAPLIVTRQMSFAVHGISELSVTGAAAALLLGVSVNVGGVVGAVIAAAVFGFLGNKARERDSVIGVVMAFGLGLGVLFLALYGSSQTGFALLTGQVVSVGVSGLTAIAITTGVVLAVMAVIYRPLLFASTDPRVAQAHGVPVRTLSVVFAIIMGLACAQGVQIIGALLVMSLMITPGAAAARLTANPTKVIALSVVFAEVAAVGGLILSLAPKLPVSVFVTTISFLIYLACRMIGRRRVYRTR, translated from the coding sequence ATGACCATGACGCTGGCCGCGGCAGACCGCCAGTTCAGCGACCTGTGGAACTTCGAACTCACCGCCAGACTCCTCGGCTACGACTTCATGCTGCAGGCCCTGCTCGCCATGGCGCTGCTCGGTCTGCTCGGCGGAATCCTGGCGCCGCTCATCGTCACCCGGCAGATGTCCTTCGCCGTCCACGGCATCAGCGAGCTGTCGGTCACCGGCGCGGCTGCCGCCCTACTGCTCGGCGTCAGCGTCAACGTGGGTGGCGTGGTGGGCGCGGTGATCGCGGCCGCTGTCTTCGGGTTCCTGGGGAACAAAGCGCGCGAACGTGATTCGGTGATCGGCGTGGTGATGGCTTTCGGGCTCGGCCTCGGCGTGCTGTTCCTCGCGCTCTACGGCTCCAGCCAGACCGGCTTCGCGCTGCTCACCGGGCAGGTGGTCAGCGTCGGGGTCAGCGGCCTGACCGCGATCGCGATCACCACCGGCGTCGTGCTGGCGGTGATGGCGGTGATCTACCGGCCGCTGTTGTTCGCCTCGACCGATCCGCGCGTCGCCCAGGCCCACGGCGTCCCGGTGCGGACCCTCTCGGTGGTCTTCGCGATCATCATGGGTCTGGCCTGCGCACAGGGAGTCCAGATCATCGGCGCCCTGCTGGTGATGTCGCTGATGATCACGCCGGGTGCCGCGGCGGCTCGTCTGACCGCCAACCCGACGAAGGTCATCGCGCTCTCGGTCGTCTTCGCGGAGGTCGCCGCCGTCGGCGGACTCATCCTGTCGCTGGCCCCCAAGCTGCCGGTGTCCGTCTTCGTCACCACCATCTCGTTCCTGATCTACCTGGCGTGCCGGATGATCGGGCGACGGCGGGTGTACCGCACGCGCTGA
- a CDS encoding glycosyltransferase family 39 protein, translating to MSTRRTPSPGAALLVFTICFVAYLAFGVYLAAGLNVFVGDSLARVQAAQSVLFSRDPHLAAIGFIFTPLTAIVQLPLTALTPWWPEMTTEALSAAVMSAAFMAGSVVQVSGVARDRALPRWVSVTVTVCYAVNPMIVVYAANGMSEAPYLFLLAWASRRLIRWVDNDDVHELTVAAIALGLGYLTRYDGGAATIAAAALVAVVSFRRAGPGGVARAVRAGGSIAASDRWYRTILDVTLVVLPSAVAFIGWAFTSWLITGNAFAQFSSEYGNASIIAQSGGSGSATVSAALAFSATELLILAPLLPLLLVVVATTRTLRHRLYPLMPSVLLIGAVLAFQVLSYSRGSTFGFLRFYITVILLSGLVAMLATPARRRVPTRRPGLRAAPPAVETGPHTGRSATVLGICAVVTMALAIPVTAVGMTSPKRAPQEFALEAVIAPRPDSTDQRHLDARRLLRTFSTERRLAQYLDSLNLPDGSVLTDTVYGFAVVVASTRPRQFVIPSDQDFTNILNDPAAHGVRYLLTVPKAGRGVSDALNVRYPTLYDNGAQISVLVLEVPNDGADQIDWRVYRVIPT from the coding sequence GTGAGTACCCGCCGGACACCGTCGCCCGGTGCCGCGCTGCTGGTCTTCACGATCTGCTTCGTCGCCTACCTCGCGTTCGGGGTGTACCTGGCGGCCGGCCTGAATGTCTTTGTGGGCGACTCGCTGGCGCGGGTGCAGGCGGCCCAGAGCGTACTATTCAGTCGCGATCCACATCTGGCCGCGATCGGCTTCATCTTCACCCCGCTCACGGCGATCGTGCAGCTTCCGTTGACCGCACTCACGCCGTGGTGGCCGGAGATGACCACCGAGGCGCTGTCCGCGGCGGTGATGTCGGCCGCGTTCATGGCCGGCTCGGTGGTCCAGGTGTCGGGGGTGGCCCGCGACCGGGCCCTGCCGCGCTGGGTGTCGGTCACCGTCACCGTCTGTTACGCGGTCAACCCGATGATCGTGGTCTACGCGGCCAACGGGATGAGCGAGGCGCCGTATCTGTTCTTGCTGGCCTGGGCGTCGCGCCGGCTGATCCGATGGGTGGACAACGACGATGTCCACGAACTCACGGTCGCCGCAATCGCTTTGGGGCTCGGCTACCTGACCCGCTACGACGGGGGTGCGGCCACGATCGCGGCCGCGGCGCTGGTGGCCGTGGTGTCGTTTCGCCGCGCCGGACCGGGTGGGGTCGCGCGAGCGGTTCGCGCGGGGGGATCGATCGCGGCGTCGGACCGGTGGTATCGGACCATCCTGGACGTGACGCTCGTGGTGTTGCCCAGTGCGGTGGCCTTCATCGGGTGGGCCTTCACCAGTTGGCTGATCACCGGAAACGCCTTCGCCCAGTTCTCGTCGGAGTACGGAAACGCCTCGATCATCGCGCAGTCGGGCGGCAGTGGGTCGGCGACCGTGTCTGCGGCACTGGCGTTCTCGGCCACCGAGCTGTTGATCCTGGCGCCGCTGCTGCCGCTGCTGCTGGTCGTCGTCGCGACGACGCGGACGCTGCGACATCGGCTATATCCCCTGATGCCGTCGGTGCTGTTGATCGGTGCGGTCCTCGCGTTCCAGGTCCTGAGTTACAGCCGGGGTTCGACCTTCGGTTTCCTGCGCTTCTACATCACCGTGATCCTGTTGTCGGGGCTGGTGGCGATGCTGGCGACCCCCGCCCGCCGCCGGGTGCCCACCCGCCGGCCGGGGTTACGCGCCGCGCCGCCGGCGGTCGAGACGGGCCCGCACACAGGGCGATCCGCGACCGTCCTGGGGATCTGCGCGGTGGTCACCATGGCACTGGCGATCCCCGTCACCGCCGTCGGTATGACATCGCCCAAACGGGCGCCCCAGGAGTTCGCGCTCGAGGCGGTGATCGCACCGCGGCCGGATTCGACCGACCAGCGCCACCTCGACGCGCGGCGCCTCCTGCGTACGTTCTCGACCGAGCGGCGGCTCGCGCAGTACCTCGACTCACTGAATCTCCCGGACGGGAGCGTCCTGACCGACACCGTCTACGGATTCGCCGTGGTGGTCGCCTCCACCCGGCCACGACAGTTCGTGATCCCGTCGGATCAGGATTTCACCAACATCCTCAACGACCCTGCGGCACACGGTGTTCGATACCTGCTCACCGTGCCCAAGGCGGGACGCGGTGTCTCCGACGCCCTCAACGTCCGCTATCCGACGCTCTACGACAACGGTGCCCAGATCTCCGTGTTGGTGCTCGAGGTCCCCAATGATGGTGCCGACCAGATCGATTGGCGGGTCTACCGGGTGATCCCGACCTGA
- a CDS encoding glycosyltransferase — protein MAMSDTSGLSRHTRSDRDVAELLADPQYRAAALDDAVNRIRTADVDRSASVPFNRTQKLLGLLGAVVSVVALVLFPVGAVATFVSVVTVAYVITLVDRLVIFRRGLVNGAIRVTDEQARSIPDDDLPPYTVLVPAYGEPEVVGDLIAAVESIEYPRDKLQVLLLLEEDDEPTIVAARAVEASGIVTVVLTPPADPRTKPKACNYGLHFATGDIVTIFDAEDQPDPLQLRRAVHVFTHIDDDSVVCVQGKLSFHNSRDNILTEWFTADYGIWFGFLLPGMMVSRAPIPLGGTSNHFRRDVLDRIGAWDPFNVTEDADLGVRIADSGYRTAVLDSVTLEEANVDAINWIRQRSRWYKGYLQTWLVHMRHPVRLWRILGTVAWLRFTLLIAGTPLIACVNMLFWLILVLWVAGQPPVVADLFPGPIYYLALISLIFGNGAAIYMNLIAIRENGRSDLVVSALLVPAYWLLMSVAAIKGVWQILVNPSYWEKTFHGLSTSDAASGDSSSDGKAGSA, from the coding sequence ATGGCGATGAGTGATACATCCGGCCTGAGCCGGCACACCCGGTCCGATCGTGACGTGGCCGAACTCCTCGCCGACCCGCAGTACCGGGCCGCCGCGCTCGACGACGCGGTCAACCGCATTCGCACCGCCGACGTCGACCGGTCGGCATCGGTCCCGTTCAACCGCACCCAGAAGCTGCTCGGTCTGCTCGGAGCGGTGGTGAGTGTTGTTGCGCTGGTGCTGTTTCCGGTCGGCGCGGTCGCGACCTTCGTGTCCGTCGTCACCGTCGCCTACGTGATCACGCTGGTCGACCGGTTGGTGATCTTCCGCCGCGGACTGGTAAACGGGGCGATCCGGGTGACCGACGAGCAGGCCCGTTCCATCCCCGACGACGACCTACCGCCCTACACCGTGCTGGTGCCCGCCTACGGCGAGCCCGAGGTGGTGGGTGACCTCATCGCCGCCGTCGAATCGATCGAGTACCCGCGCGACAAACTACAGGTGCTCCTGCTGCTCGAAGAGGATGACGAGCCGACGATCGTCGCCGCTCGTGCGGTCGAGGCGTCGGGGATCGTGACCGTGGTGCTCACCCCGCCGGCCGATCCCCGCACCAAACCCAAGGCGTGCAACTACGGGCTGCATTTCGCCACCGGCGACATCGTCACGATCTTCGACGCCGAGGATCAGCCCGACCCGCTCCAGCTTCGCCGCGCGGTGCACGTGTTCACCCACATCGACGACGACTCGGTGGTGTGCGTGCAGGGCAAGCTCAGCTTCCACAATTCGCGCGACAACATCCTCACCGAGTGGTTCACCGCGGACTACGGCATCTGGTTCGGTTTCCTGCTGCCCGGCATGATGGTCAGCCGCGCGCCGATTCCGTTGGGCGGCACGTCGAATCACTTCCGCCGTGACGTGCTCGACCGCATCGGCGCCTGGGATCCGTTCAACGTCACCGAGGACGCCGACCTCGGTGTCCGCATCGCCGATTCGGGATATCGCACGGCCGTACTGGATTCGGTGACACTCGAGGAAGCCAACGTCGACGCCATCAACTGGATTCGGCAGCGATCCCGTTGGTACAAGGGTTATCTGCAGACCTGGCTGGTGCACATGCGTCATCCGGTTCGGTTGTGGCGCATCCTGGGCACGGTGGCGTGGCTCCGGTTCACCCTGCTGATCGCCGGCACGCCGCTCATCGCCTGCGTCAACATGCTGTTCTGGCTGATCCTGGTGCTCTGGGTCGCCGGGCAACCACCGGTGGTCGCCGACCTCTTCCCGGGCCCGATCTACTACCTGGCGCTGATCTCACTGATCTTCGGCAACGGTGCTGCGATCTACATGAACCTCATCGCGATCCGCGAGAACGGGCGCAGCGACCTGGTGGTCTCCGCGCTGCTCGTGCCGGCCTACTGGTTGCTGATGAGTGTTGCCGCGATCAAAGGGGTCTGGCAGATCCTGGTCAATCCGTCCTACTGGGAGAAGACCTTTCACGGACTGTCGACATCCGATGCGGCGAGCGGGGACAGCTCCTCTGACGGGAAAGCCGGGTCGGCGTGA
- a CDS encoding TetR/AcrR family transcriptional regulator produces the protein MSSTDWLAAERADLASRRILDRAEELFTARGVSSVTMRDVAQAVGCSRATLYRYFPGKTELLAAYVDRAAGELAEEIARGTRTVADPAERLVAAVRTALDGVRGNPALAAWFTPETAGPATHLALVSPAIESIATSFLGGVAPASDETDRTERARWLVRVIVSLLSDPAGSPDAEADLLRRFVVPVIITGTG, from the coding sequence ATGAGTTCCACCGATTGGCTGGCCGCCGAACGCGCCGATCTCGCGTCCCGTCGCATCCTCGATCGTGCCGAGGAACTCTTCACCGCCCGGGGCGTGTCGTCGGTGACGATGCGCGATGTGGCGCAGGCCGTCGGATGCTCACGGGCCACGCTGTACCGCTACTTCCCGGGCAAGACGGAACTGTTGGCCGCCTACGTCGACCGCGCGGCCGGCGAACTGGCCGAGGAGATAGCGCGGGGCACCCGCACCGTCGCCGATCCCGCCGAGCGCCTCGTCGCCGCGGTGCGCACCGCACTCGACGGCGTTCGCGGCAACCCCGCCCTGGCAGCCTGGTTCACGCCGGAAACCGCCGGTCCGGCAACTCATCTCGCACTCGTGTCACCGGCCATCGAGTCGATTGCGACGTCGTTTCTGGGTGGTGTCGCGCCCGCGTCCGACGAGACCGACCGCACCGAGCGGGCCCGCTGGCTGGTCCGGGTGATCGTCTCGTTGCTGAGCGACCCGGCCGGCTCCCCCGATGCCGAAGCCGACCTGCTCCGACGATTCGTGGTGCCGGTGATCATTACCGGGACCGGGTGA
- a CDS encoding DUF2599 domain-containing protein produces MPLSLGCRDVDRAVVGVLALMCVALLSACGADDGPAGPVSSTAEVATSSSTASTPPRPSTPSYPPPYIDHVTWVQTAVGPSLQVYPTTSGRYTADASAMNAAWAEVVRLDRSADTPGMQAQFDCHWRFARIVEPEKPSWNLEPGRPVVDENTMIATRCNPGFAEE; encoded by the coding sequence ATGCCACTCTCCCTCGGATGCCGCGATGTCGATCGAGCTGTGGTCGGAGTCCTCGCCCTGATGTGCGTCGCGCTGCTGAGCGCTTGCGGGGCCGACGATGGTCCCGCCGGGCCGGTGTCGTCGACGGCGGAGGTCGCGACGTCGTCGAGCACCGCGTCCACGCCGCCGCGGCCGAGCACCCCGAGCTACCCGCCGCCCTACATCGATCACGTCACCTGGGTACAGACCGCCGTCGGACCGAGCCTGCAGGTCTACCCGACGACGTCGGGCCGCTACACCGCCGACGCGTCGGCCATGAACGCCGCCTGGGCCGAGGTGGTGCGTCTGGACCGGTCCGCGGACACCCCGGGCATGCAGGCCCAGTTCGACTGCCACTGGCGGTTCGCGCGGATCGTCGAACCGGAGAAGCCGAGCTGGAATCTCGAACCGGGCCGGCCGGTCGTCGACGAGAACACCATGATTGCCACCCGCTGCAACCCGGGATTCGCCGAAGAATAG
- a CDS encoding cytochrome P450, with protein sequence MTSTTSHAPVFTLRSGATWANPFGMYARLRSAAPVHRVATGAASASDPGEYWVLTRHADVLAAASDPSTFSSADGLTVTYGELAAIGMTDNPPMVMTDPPAHTAFRRLVARGFTPRQVSALEPQIRDFVRERLDRIDGASDGPADIVGELFKPLPSMVVAHYLGVPESDRAQFDGWTDAIVGASPDSPDAGPATLDMLGYFGRLIEYRRDHPADDTVSHLVAAGIADEDAGVLSVLAFTFTMVAGGNDTTTGMLGGSIELLHRYPDQRARLLDDPALIGDAVDEFLRLTSPVQNLARTTTRAVTLAGADGPVTIPAARKVLLCYAAANRDPQAFGPDAEHLDVGRRPRNILTFSHGAHHCLGAAAARLAARVTLTELLSRYPDFAVDVAGIRWAEGNYVRRPTYVPFYPSGVGA encoded by the coding sequence ATGACGTCGACAACGTCTCACGCCCCGGTATTCACCCTCCGATCCGGCGCGACGTGGGCGAACCCCTTCGGTATGTACGCCCGCCTGCGATCTGCCGCACCGGTGCACCGCGTTGCCACCGGGGCGGCGTCGGCGTCGGACCCGGGCGAGTACTGGGTCCTGACCCGGCATGCCGACGTGCTCGCGGCCGCGTCGGACCCGTCGACCTTCTCCTCCGCGGACGGCCTCACCGTCACCTACGGTGAACTCGCCGCGATCGGCATGACCGACAACCCGCCGATGGTGATGACCGATCCGCCGGCCCACACCGCGTTCCGCCGCCTCGTCGCCCGGGGGTTCACCCCGCGGCAGGTCTCCGCACTCGAACCGCAGATCCGCGACTTCGTCCGCGAACGCCTCGATCGCATCGACGGGGCATCCGACGGGCCCGCCGACATCGTCGGCGAATTGTTCAAACCGCTGCCGAGCATGGTGGTGGCCCACTATCTCGGTGTGCCCGAGTCGGACCGGGCACAGTTCGACGGATGGACCGATGCGATCGTCGGTGCCTCTCCCGATTCGCCCGACGCGGGTCCGGCGACCTTGGACATGCTGGGCTACTTCGGCCGGCTGATCGAGTACCGCCGCGATCATCCCGCCGACGACACCGTGTCCCATCTCGTGGCCGCCGGGATCGCCGACGAGGACGCCGGGGTGCTCTCGGTGCTGGCATTCACCTTCACGATGGTCGCCGGCGGCAACGACACCACCACCGGAATGCTCGGCGGCAGCATCGAATTGCTGCACCGATACCCGGATCAGCGGGCCCGGCTACTCGACGACCCGGCGCTGATCGGCGACGCCGTCGACGAATTCCTGCGCCTCACCTCGCCGGTGCAGAACCTCGCGCGGACGACCACGCGGGCGGTGACGCTCGCCGGCGCCGACGGCCCGGTGACCATCCCGGCGGCCCGCAAGGTGCTGCTCTGTTACGCGGCGGCCAACCGCGATCCGCAGGCCTTCGGCCCCGACGCCGAGCACCTCGACGTCGGGCGGCGACCCCGCAACATCCTGACGTTCAGCCACGGCGCCCACCACTGCCTCGGCGCCGCGGCAGCCCGCCTCGCGGCGCGCGTCACGCTCACCGAACTACTGTCCCGGTACCCGGACTTCGCGGTCGATGTCGCCGGAATCCGCTGGGCAGAAGGCAATTACGTACGCCGACCCACCTACGTGCCGTTCTACCCGTCCGGCGTCGGAGCATGA
- a CDS encoding metal ABC transporter solute-binding protein, Zn/Mn family → MRRTVWTLAGLLTAVTLVIAGCSGGSDSGDGKPTVVTSTNVWGSVAAAVAGDKATVTALYTNADGDPHEFEPSAADTASIVDADVVVLNGGGYDAYMEKASAGTDSAVVNAFSLLGHGDGTEHDHESGHHHDHGVINEHVFYDLAVVAQVADKIAAALGEKDSANADAYKANAAAFTGQITTLRDKLAAIKTAHDGTKVAQTEPLAGYLLTEAGLVDASPAGFTQSVEEGNSPAAADIAAMQDLLKNRTVRAFIYNTQAVDAVTKQMLPIAEGAGVPVLRFTETLPDGVTSYIAWQTAQIDALAAALAEPAR, encoded by the coding sequence ATGCGGCGAACCGTCTGGACTCTGGCGGGACTGCTCACCGCCGTCACGCTGGTCATCGCCGGCTGCTCGGGCGGTTCGGACTCCGGTGACGGCAAGCCCACGGTGGTGACCTCGACCAACGTGTGGGGGTCGGTCGCCGCCGCGGTGGCCGGTGACAAGGCCACCGTCACCGCGCTCTACACCAACGCCGACGGTGATCCGCACGAGTTCGAGCCGTCGGCCGCCGACACCGCCTCGATCGTCGACGCCGATGTCGTGGTCCTCAACGGCGGCGGCTACGACGCCTACATGGAGAAGGCGTCCGCGGGCACCGACTCCGCGGTGGTCAACGCATTCTCGCTGCTCGGACACGGTGACGGGACCGAGCACGACCACGAGTCCGGTCACCACCACGACCACGGCGTGATCAACGAGCACGTCTTCTACGACCTCGCCGTCGTGGCCCAGGTGGCCGACAAGATCGCCGCCGCGCTCGGCGAGAAGGACAGCGCGAACGCCGACGCCTACAAGGCCAACGCCGCCGCCTTCACCGGCCAGATCACCACCCTGCGCGACAAGCTCGCCGCCATCAAGACCGCTCACGACGGCACCAAGGTCGCCCAGACCGAGCCCCTGGCCGGCTACCTGCTCACCGAAGCCGGTCTGGTGGATGCCTCCCCCGCCGGATTCACCCAGTCGGTGGAGGAGGGCAACTCCCCCGCGGCAGCCGACATCGCGGCGATGCAGGATCTGCTGAAGAATCGGACCGTGCGCGCTTTCATCTACAACACTCAGGCCGTCGACGCCGTGACCAAGCAGATGCTGCCCATCGCCGAGGGCGCAGGCGTCCCGGTGCTGCGGTTCACCGAGACCCTGCCCGACGGCGTCACCAGCTACATCGCCTGGCAGACGGCGCAGATCGACGCCCTGGCCGCGGCGTTGGCCGAGCCGGCCAGATGA
- a CDS encoding beta-mannosidase, translated as MTRRCALPTVRRIAVCLLVLVVLVVAGCTSSQDSAGPTTSPPRTGRVQATPTGLTLDKTPWWPTGFNAYQLGTDWSVNRGCGAAVNLDDYFGRLPPRALTRFNLYSSFVVDKRTGLVNFGPLDAVIAADERHHQMLLPVLTSNEGACEDKVFKQLPWYVDGWRTTTGVGRLTYAAWLETAVTRWRGSRSIAGWELVGEPEPSMCTTSCAWQQRTCPSDAADVLRTFFDTAGAMLRSLDPTRPIFSGLVGGDQCGTADDDYGRVLASPGIDVADFHDYLSAIDASGPHGSDLPARLTQARAAGKPLVVNEIGIDAGSCLPIAARAACFRKIIADDRAAGVAGALLWAFVPDPRENECTYDIGPDDPAWRVVTDTAR; from the coding sequence GTGACGAGGCGTTGTGCGCTCCCGACCGTTCGCCGTATCGCGGTGTGCCTGCTCGTCCTCGTCGTGCTCGTGGTGGCCGGCTGCACGTCATCACAGGACAGTGCCGGTCCGACGACCTCCCCCCCGCGCACCGGGCGGGTGCAGGCGACCCCGACCGGCCTGACACTGGACAAAACACCTTGGTGGCCAACGGGATTCAATGCCTATCAGCTCGGCACCGACTGGTCGGTGAACCGCGGGTGCGGCGCGGCGGTGAACCTCGACGACTACTTCGGACGACTACCACCGCGCGCATTGACGCGGTTCAACCTCTACTCGTCGTTCGTCGTCGACAAACGGACCGGGCTGGTGAACTTCGGTCCACTCGATGCCGTCATCGCCGCCGACGAACGCCACCACCAGATGCTGTTGCCAGTGCTGACCAGCAACGAGGGCGCCTGTGAGGACAAGGTCTTCAAGCAACTCCCCTGGTACGTGGACGGCTGGCGCACCACCACCGGCGTCGGGCGACTCACCTACGCCGCCTGGCTGGAGACCGCCGTCACCCGCTGGCGCGGCTCGCGATCCATCGCCGGATGGGAGCTGGTCGGCGAACCCGAGCCCAGCATGTGCACCACATCGTGTGCCTGGCAGCAGCGCACGTGCCCCTCGGATGCCGCCGACGTACTCCGCACGTTCTTCGACACCGCGGGAGCCATGCTCCGGTCCCTCGACCCCACCCGCCCGATCTTCTCCGGATTGGTCGGCGGCGACCAGTGCGGCACCGCCGACGACGACTACGGCCGGGTGCTCGCCTCCCCGGGCATAGACGTGGCCGACTTCCACGACTATCTCTCCGCCATCGATGCCTCCGGACCGCACGGCAGCGACCTACCGGCCCGCCTCACCCAGGCACGTGCCGCAGGTAAACCCCTGGTGGTCAACGAGATCGGCATCGATGCCGGTTCCTGCCTGCCGATCGCCGCACGTGCCGCATGCTTCCGGAAGATCATCGCCGACGATCGCGCCGCCGGTGTCGCCGGCGCCCTGCTGTGGGCCTTCGTCCCTGATCCGCGCGAGAACGAATGCACCTACGACATCGGGCCAGACGACCCGGCGTGGCGGGTCGTCACCGACACCGCGCGCTGA
- a CDS encoding alpha/beta fold hydrolase has translation MPAVHVGDPVDGGRYVAAGGQVIWHFHGGEPNGPPTVLLHGAFASAATWGAQIAGFMDVGLQVYVPERSGHGHSPDSHGVYSFAALLDQIVDYLESVVGQPAHLVGWADGGVLALLVARARPDLVNRMVVFGSYVDAAGRDSDDFVERVRTAHPDIIEFLRSDFDTMSPDGAAHFHVVYDKLVDMLTTEPDFEVHGFAQVETPTLVIAADRGVVRIEHSLELARTLPNGRFAVLPGTHILPVEAPELFNPLVSSFLAAEPPAEWRP, from the coding sequence ATGCCCGCTGTGCACGTCGGGGACCCGGTCGACGGCGGCCGATATGTCGCCGCGGGCGGTCAGGTGATCTGGCATTTCCATGGCGGCGAACCCAACGGCCCGCCGACCGTCCTACTGCACGGCGCGTTCGCGTCGGCCGCCACCTGGGGCGCCCAGATCGCCGGGTTCATGGACGTGGGGTTGCAGGTCTATGTTCCCGAACGCAGCGGCCACGGCCACAGTCCCGACTCGCACGGCGTCTACTCGTTCGCGGCGCTGCTCGATCAGATCGTCGACTACCTCGAATCGGTGGTCGGGCAACCCGCACATCTCGTCGGTTGGGCCGACGGTGGCGTGCTCGCGTTACTGGTCGCGCGTGCGCGCCCCGACCTGGTCAACCGGATGGTCGTCTTCGGCAGCTATGTGGACGCCGCGGGGCGCGACTCGGACGACTTCGTCGAACGGGTGCGTACGGCGCACCCCGACATCATCGAGTTCCTGCGCAGCGACTTCGACACCATGTCACCCGACGGTGCCGCCCACTTCCACGTCGTCTACGACAAGCTGGTCGACATGCTCACCACTGAACCCGACTTCGAGGTGCACGGGTTCGCGCAGGTCGAAACGCCGACGCTGGTGATCGCCGCCGACCGGGGCGTGGTGCGCATCGAACACAGCCTGGAACTGGCCCGGACCCTGCCCAACGGCCGGTTCGCGGTCCTGCCCGGCACGCACATCCTGCCGGTCGAGGCGCCGGAACTGTTCAATCCGCTGGTGTCGTCGTTCCTGGCCGCCGAGCCGCCCGCCGAGTGGCGGCCGTGA